The Chiroxiphia lanceolata isolate bChiLan1 chromosome W, bChiLan1.pri, whole genome shotgun sequence genome window below encodes:
- the LOC116779985 gene encoding LOW QUALITY PROTEIN: uncharacterized protein LOC116779985 (The sequence of the model RefSeq protein was modified relative to this genomic sequence to represent the inferred CDS: substituted 1 base at 1 genomic stop codon) → MEHNVQALTNLLDEFGARPSPPEMEWAQDNWYNIQAIVYRISTLQTGARKGKGKPIVCSILGAVIITAINNKEQQQKAHMKVVNSLQDSVKSLQMQLEEREATVTVLQEEIRNERATARVLXEELYARLMREGKRELELESPKEIYPLSDLKPLRDQVEKLSVSLHPLIKTEYTYEGSDNDTPQITTKEVPYTVTELAKLKKECSRTPKETETEYVWRVSLTGGDQILLLEKEVEGFWGARVFLTTGDNCAPWSLTQRAAYWAGGLNPLERGDPLAIVGNVNQIVESVQKAACLQMMYDRELTPRCESPMMLPVDPERMIPLIRGLPEAMKPIGIQLKGQIESLTKGERTATTLEAALTPSRYCGENKIWTWVEVAQELINYGREYGPVPSITTDTKSIRHTECKSTPEDPLTLGDTGEKRNDLWIVGLQKGIPKSLMDGQPTDKLEKEQVTHAEEAPPYNQLPENEKRYAVFTDGSYYIGCWNGDPAADSRIHGRTTCGCAVRPGSRGNGSRGNGRHTVRGQGFNRVAPSTAGVGLGQTGVGQMVA, encoded by the exons ATGGAACATAATGTGCAAGCACTTACTAATCTATTAGATGAATTTGGTGCCAGACCATCTCCTCCAGAAATGGAATGGGCACAAGATAATTGGTATAATATTCAAGCAATTGTTTATCGAATCTCTACCCTGCAGACAGGGGCGagaaaaggtaaaggaaaacCTATCGTTTGTTCAATATTAGGTGCAGTTATAATAACTGCAATTAACaacaaagaacagcagcaaaaagctcACATGAAAGTGGTTAACTCACTGCAAGACTCAGTTAAGTCTTTGCAGATGCAGTTGGAGGAACGAGAGGCTACTGTCACTGTCCTCCAGGAAGAGATAAGGAATGAAAGGGCTACAGCCCGTGTGCTCTGAGAGGAGCTGTATGCAAGATtaatgagagaaggaaaaagggagttAGAGCTGGAGTCACCTAAAGAAATATACCCCCTCTCTGACTTAAAACCTTTGCGTGACCAAGTGGAAAAGCTGTCAGTGTCTCTCCATCCcctaattaaaacagaatacaCATATGAGGGCTCGGATAACGATACACCTCAAATAACTACAAAAGAAGTCCCTTATACAGTAACTGAATTAgctaagttaaaaaaagaatgtaGCAGAACTCCTAAAGAAACTGAGACTGAGTATGTTTGGAGAGTCTCTCTTACTGGGGGTGACCAAATTTTGTTATTAGAAAAAGAGGTTGAAGGATTTTGGGGAGCCAGAGTTTTTCTGACCACAGGAGATAACTGTGCACCCTGGTCCCTTACCCAAAGAGCAGCCTATTGGGCTGGAGGACTCAACCCCTTAGAAAGGGGAGATCCTCTGGCTATAGTGGGAAATGTTAATCAGATTGTAGAAAGTGTGCAAAAGGCTGCTTGTTTACAAATGATGTATGATAGGGAATTAACACCAAGATGTGAATCCCCGATGATGCTGCCTGTAGACCCTGAAAGAATGATTCCCCTTATCAGGGGACTCCCTGAGGCTATGAAACCCATTGGCATTCAGCTAAAAGGACAAATAGAAAGCCTCACCAAAGGGGAAAGAACTGCAACCACTTTAGAAGCAGCTTTAACCCCCAGTCGTTActgtggagaaaataaaatttggacCTGGGTAGAAGTGGCAcaggaattaattaattatggAAGAGAATACGGTCCAGTACCCTCAATTACTACTGATACTAAATCAATTCGGCACACCGAATGCAAAAGTACTCCA GAGGACCCACTAACACTGGGggatacaggggaaaaaaggaatgacCTGTGGATTGTGGGTTTGCAAAAAGGAATCCCAAAATCCCTAATGGATGGCCAACCCACAGATAAATTAgaaa aggagcaggtgacacatgctgaggaggccccaccatatAATCAGctaccagaaaatgaaaagcgATATGCTGTCTTCACTGACGGTTCCTACTATATTGGCTGCTGGAATGGTGACCCTGCTGCCGACAGCAGGATCCATGGCAGAACCACCTGTGGCTGTGCTGTCCGCCCCGGGAGCCGTGGCAACGGGAGCCGTGGCAACGGACGGCACACGGTCCGTGGCCAGGGTTTCAACCGTGTGGCGCCATCCACGGCAGGCGTGGGACTGGGACAGACTGGAGTGGGGCAAATGGTGGCATGA